One Deinococcus ruber DNA window includes the following coding sequences:
- a CDS encoding dCTP deaminase domain-containing protein, producing the protein MSILPDWRIRQLAQAGMISPFEERLVRTSENAGVISYGLSSFGYDLRCADEWKVFTNVMSAIVDPKHFDERSFVDIQANEIIIPPNSFVLARSLEYMKIPDNVMVVALGKSTYARCFSADTKVALADGRALTLEQMATGAQAGEVYFGYSVGPYGRLMLTELEAPRLVGQDSLLEIVLDNGEIIHATPDHEFLLRDGRVQAAAALRPGTSLMPLYRSLRRGYEMVYQPSNGFMYPTHRLADEFNLRRGIYTDEPGTHRHHLDFDRLNNTPWNIVRMEAGEHLRLHNAHSYGEGFDAAEHGESIRHSLARLRQDDEWYTAYRAAQSERAKQFWQAEEYAEQRAALMAQHRARWADPEQRAAQAERQAQFWHNNPGARTQQAQRSQASWASASAERRQSQADHARSINLRSDVTAATLRQALDSTGSVRGAARLLKVDRSAFRRFPEVLSAFRGIPMTSEQPTINHKVVSVRPLHGQHDVYCLTVPEAGNFALEAGVFVSNCGIVANVTPLEPGWEGHVTLEFSNTTPLPAKMYAFEGCVQLLFFEGERPEVTYKDRGGKYQGQTGVTLPRL; encoded by the coding sequence ATGAGTATTCTTCCCGACTGGCGCATTCGCCAACTGGCCCAGGCAGGCATGATCTCGCCGTTCGAAGAGCGCCTGGTACGCACGTCCGAGAACGCGGGCGTCATCAGTTACGGCCTGAGTTCGTTCGGCTACGACCTGCGCTGCGCCGACGAATGGAAGGTCTTCACCAACGTGATGAGCGCCATCGTCGATCCGAAACACTTTGATGAACGCAGCTTTGTAGATATCCAGGCCAACGAGATTATTATTCCGCCCAATTCGTTTGTTCTGGCGAGAAGCCTTGAGTACATGAAGATTCCGGATAATGTGATGGTGGTGGCGCTGGGAAAATCGACGTATGCACGCTGCTTCAGCGCCGATACGAAGGTGGCCCTGGCCGATGGACGCGCCCTGACGCTGGAGCAGATGGCGACCGGGGCACAGGCCGGAGAGGTGTACTTTGGCTACAGCGTCGGGCCATACGGACGCCTGATGCTGACCGAGCTGGAAGCGCCCCGACTGGTCGGTCAGGACAGCCTGCTGGAAATCGTGCTGGACAACGGCGAGATCATTCATGCCACCCCCGATCACGAATTTCTGCTGCGAGACGGGCGCGTACAGGCAGCCGCCGCGCTGCGCCCCGGCACCTCGCTGATGCCGCTGTACCGCTCGTTGCGGCGAGGCTATGAGATGGTGTATCAGCCGTCGAACGGGTTCATGTATCCCACCCACCGACTTGCCGACGAATTCAATCTGCGGCGCGGCATCTATACCGACGAACCGGGCACCCACAGGCACCATCTGGACTTTGATCGCCTGAACAACACGCCCTGGAACATCGTGCGGATGGAGGCGGGCGAGCACCTGCGACTGCACAACGCCCACAGTTACGGTGAAGGCTTCGATGCCGCCGAACACGGCGAGAGCATTCGGCACTCGCTGGCGCGGTTGCGGCAGGATGACGAGTGGTATACCGCATACCGAGCGGCCCAGTCTGAGCGGGCCAAGCAGTTCTGGCAGGCCGAAGAATACGCCGAGCAGCGGGCCGCACTGATGGCCCAACACCGCGCCCGCTGGGCCGACCCCGAACAGCGGGCCGCGCAGGCCGAGCGGCAGGCGCAGTTCTGGCACAACAACCCCGGCGCGAGAACGCAGCAGGCCCAGCGTTCACAGGCGAGCTGGGCCAGTGCTTCCGCCGAACGCCGCCAGTCTCAGGCCGACCATGCCCGCAGCATCAACCTCCGCAGTGATGTCACGGCGGCAACGCTGCGGCAGGCGCTCGACAGCACCGGGAGCGTGCGCGGCGCGGCCCGGCTGCTGAAGGTGGATCGCAGTGCGTTCCGGCGCTTTCCCGAGGTTCTCTCGGCGTTCCGGGGTATTCCGATGACCAGCGAGCAGCCAACCATCAATCACAAAGTGGTGTCGGTACGCCCACTGCACGGGCAGCATGACGTGTATTGCCTGACGGTTCCAGAAGCGGGAAATTTTGCGCTGGAAGCAGGCGTGTTCGTCTCCAACTGCGGAATAGTCGCAAACGTCACACCTTTAGAACCCGGCTGGGAAGGTCATGTCACACTCGAATTCTCGAATACCACGCCGCTTCCAGCAAAGATGTACGCCTTTGAAGGTTGTGTTCAACTCCTCTTCTTTGAAGGCGAGCGCCCGGAAGTGACGTACAAGGACAGAGGTGGTAAATACCAGGGCCAGACAGGCGTGACGCTGCCCCGGCTGTGA
- a CDS encoding metallophosphoesterase family protein — MRLAVVSDVHGNAFALDAVLKELRDAAPDGVLNLGDQIEGSADPARAYALQAELGAVEVRGNNEEKLWPNGRRGPLAQQFGAWLNTQVAAADQQRLAALPLTARVAGDVLACHGTPTSAWDMLLWQWQFDDPAVGSGFYRARDPRELRALVEPLGARVVVCGHTHRPGATRVGDTLVVNAGAVSDQVDGDPRARWTLLECRGGHWNAEFRTAEYDVAAAVAWSRAHSPFGAFARQLLESGTMRGRGDSPPS; from the coding sequence CTGCGCCTCGCTGTCGTGTCGGATGTTCACGGCAATGCTTTCGCTCTCGACGCTGTGCTGAAGGAACTGCGCGACGCTGCGCCCGATGGCGTGCTGAATCTGGGCGACCAGATCGAGGGCAGCGCCGACCCCGCCCGTGCGTATGCGCTGCAAGCCGAACTGGGCGCGGTGGAAGTGCGCGGCAACAACGAGGAAAAGCTGTGGCCGAATGGACGGCGCGGGCCGCTCGCGCAGCAGTTCGGGGCGTGGCTGAATACCCAGGTCGCAGCGGCGGACCAGCAGCGGCTGGCAGCCCTGCCCCTGACGGCGCGGGTGGCAGGCGACGTGCTGGCCTGTCACGGCACGCCCACCAGCGCCTGGGACATGCTGCTGTGGCAGTGGCAGTTCGACGACCCCGCAGTGGGCAGCGGGTTTTACCGCGCCCGTGACCCGCGTGAACTGCGGGCGCTGGTCGAACCGCTGGGAGCGCGGGTGGTGGTGTGCGGGCATACCCACCGCCCCGGTGCGACCCGTGTGGGCGACACCCTGGTGGTCAATGCCGGGGCCGTGTCCGATCAGGTGGACGGCGATCCCCGCGCCCGCTGGACGCTGCTGGAATGCCGGGGCGGACACTGGAACGCCGAGTTCCGCACAGCTGAGTACGATGTGGCGGCGGCGGTGGCGTGGTCGCGGGCGCACAGCCCTTTCGGAGCGTTTGCCCGGCAACTGCTGGAAAGCGGCACCATGCGTGGACGCGGCGACAGCCCGCCCAGCTGA
- the era gene encoding GTPase Era — MKDITSQYQNADGTSAPLNTRSGFVAIVGKPNVGKSTLLNSLMGVKIAPTSPRPQTTRKGVRGIASTDETQLVFVDTPGVHRPKDALGKYMNGEVQNALSDVDAVIWVVDLRHPPADEDSMVARSIRDLRAPLTVVGNKLDVAKYPEEALRLYTALLEGRTGETASVMLSAQNDVTKVAALRESLAANLPENPFFFPRGAASDQSREQWAAEILREEAMKKLRDELPYAVATRVTDWTERPDGLQRIEAEIVVDRQSHKGMVIGAGGKQLGAIGAAARKQLEVFLNAKVFLGVQVVVIPGWREDTEALRELGYE, encoded by the coding sequence ATGAAGGACATCACCTCTCAGTACCAGAATGCAGACGGAACTTCTGCACCCCTCAACACCCGCTCCGGCTTCGTCGCCATCGTGGGAAAGCCCAACGTGGGCAAAAGTACGCTGCTGAATTCGCTGATGGGCGTCAAGATCGCGCCCACCAGCCCGCGCCCGCAGACCACCCGCAAGGGCGTGCGCGGCATCGCCAGCACCGATGAGACGCAGCTCGTCTTTGTCGATACGCCCGGCGTGCACCGCCCCAAAGACGCGCTCGGCAAGTACATGAACGGCGAGGTGCAGAACGCCCTCTCAGACGTGGACGCCGTGATCTGGGTGGTCGATCTGCGCCATCCGCCCGCCGACGAAGACAGCATGGTGGCCCGCAGCATCCGCGATCTGCGTGCGCCCCTGACGGTGGTGGGCAACAAGCTCGACGTGGCGAAGTATCCCGAGGAGGCGCTGCGGCTGTACACCGCGCTGCTGGAAGGCCGCACGGGCGAGACGGCGAGCGTGATGCTGAGCGCCCAGAACGACGTGACGAAAGTGGCCGCTCTGCGCGAATCGCTGGCGGCGAACCTGCCGGAAAACCCGTTCTTCTTTCCGCGTGGAGCCGCCAGCGACCAGAGCCGCGAGCAGTGGGCCGCCGAGATTCTGCGCGAGGAAGCCATGAAGAAGCTGCGCGACGAATTGCCCTACGCCGTCGCCACCCGCGTAACCGACTGGACAGAGCGCCCCGACGGGCTTCAGCGCATCGAGGCAGAAATCGTGGTGGACCGTCAGTCGCACAAGGGCATGGTGATCGGCGCGGGCGGCAAGCAGCTCGGAGCCATCGGAGCCGCTGCCCGTAAGCAGCTGGAAGTGTTCCTGAACGCCAAGGTCTTTCTGGGAGTACAGGTCGTGGTCATTCCCGGCTGGCGCGAAGACACCGAAGCGCTGCGCGAACTGGGCTACGAGTAA
- a CDS encoding ParA family protein — MTHVVSFINLKGGVAKTTTLVQLAETLAFIRGKRVLVIDLDPQTNATIALIGETRWERVDEAGQTLAQLFLDKIHGTQVFELERAILHGVSNLNLIHIPDDVTLGPDVRYPRIDLLPSSIRLIEAQDRMNDIALRSHHTISPMDVIRQAVSGVFGRYDYVLIDCPPNLGYITQNGLEVSDFYLIPTIPDRLSTHGIPQIVKTISELRRMRRLSIRCLGALVTKYQVASSIHKRGLETLPDLLWRAFEQSGEPVAPLFDVRIPQANATAEAMDWTNSPANFKEKYGRSRSGSQQMFELPILLADEFMARLEAATALTS; from the coding sequence ATGACCCATGTCGTCAGTTTTATCAATCTGAAAGGCGGCGTCGCCAAGACCACCACGCTGGTGCAGCTTGCCGAAACGCTGGCGTTCATCCGGGGCAAACGGGTGCTGGTGATCGACCTCGATCCGCAGACCAACGCCACCATTGCCCTGATCGGTGAGACGCGCTGGGAGCGCGTGGACGAGGCGGGGCAGACGCTGGCGCAGCTGTTTCTCGACAAGATTCACGGCACGCAGGTCTTTGAACTGGAGCGGGCGATTCTGCACGGCGTCAGCAATCTGAACCTGATTCACATTCCCGACGACGTGACGCTGGGGCCGGATGTGCGCTATCCGCGCATCGATCTGCTGCCCAGCAGCATCCGGCTGATCGAGGCGCAGGACCGCATGAACGATATCGCGCTGAGGTCGCACCATACCATCAGCCCGATGGACGTGATCCGGCAGGCGGTCTCGGGGGTTTTCGGACGCTACGACTACGTGCTGATCGACTGCCCGCCGAATCTGGGCTACATCACCCAGAACGGGCTGGAGGTCAGCGACTTCTACCTAATTCCGACCATTCCAGATCGGCTGTCGACCCACGGCATTCCGCAGATCGTCAAGACCATCTCGGAACTCCGGCGGATGCGGCGGCTGAGCATTCGCTGTCTGGGCGCACTGGTCACCAAGTATCAGGTGGCGTCGAGCATCCACAAGCGCGGGCTGGAAACGCTGCCCGACCTGCTGTGGCGGGCCTTCGAGCAGAGCGGCGAGCCAGTCGCGCCGCTGTTCGACGTGCGAATTCCGCAGGCCAACGCCACCGCCGAGGCGATGGACTGGACGAACAGCCCCGCCAACTTCAAGGAAAAATACGGGCGCAGCCGTTCGGGGTCGCAGCAGATGTTCGAATTGCCGATCCTGCTGGCCGATGAATTCATGGCGCGGCTGGAGGCGGCCACAGCGCTCACTTCCTGA
- a CDS encoding SDR family oxidoreductase, with protein sequence MTQTNQPHPASSTFRPDLLAGKHALITGGGSGINLGIAQSFAAHGCAVTILGRNLEKAQNAAAGIQAAGGRALGVSADVRDFAVMQMAVQAGVDAFGMFDIVLAGAAGNFPAPVDGISPNGFKTVIDIDLLGTYHTIKACAPHLKVPGGNILSISAYGVPVPMQAHVVAAKAGVDALTQTLAVEWGLRGVRVNAIIPGPIDGTEGMARLAPDEKTRSQFTRTVPLGRFGAPQDIANAALFLVSDAASYITGVILPVDGGQNMLGGAPQYQMYLQMEAAKAKQS encoded by the coding sequence ATGACCCAGACGAACCAGCCCCACCCCGCGTCCTCGACCTTTCGCCCCGACCTGCTGGCGGGCAAACACGCCCTGATTACCGGCGGCGGCAGCGGCATCAATCTGGGTATTGCTCAGAGTTTCGCGGCGCACGGCTGCGCGGTCACAATTCTGGGGCGCAATCTGGAGAAGGCCCAGAACGCGGCGGCAGGCATTCAGGCGGCGGGTGGGCGGGCGCTGGGCGTCAGTGCCGACGTGCGCGACTTCGCGGTGATGCAGATGGCGGTGCAGGCGGGCGTGGACGCCTTCGGGATGTTCGATATCGTGCTGGCGGGCGCGGCAGGCAATTTCCCGGCCCCGGTGGACGGCATTTCGCCCAACGGGTTCAAAACGGTGATCGATATCGATCTGCTGGGCACCTATCACACCATCAAAGCGTGTGCGCCGCACCTGAAGGTTCCGGGCGGCAACATCCTGAGCATCAGCGCGTATGGCGTGCCCGTGCCGATGCAGGCGCATGTGGTGGCGGCCAAAGCGGGCGTCGATGCGCTCACGCAGACGCTGGCGGTGGAATGGGGTCTGCGCGGCGTGCGCGTGAATGCCATCATTCCCGGCCCAATAGACGGCACCGAGGGCATGGCGCGGCTGGCCCCCGACGAGAAGACCCGCTCACAGTTCACCCGTACCGTGCCGCTGGGCCGCTTCGGTGCGCCGCAGGACATCGCCAACGCCGCGCTGTTTCTGGTATCGGACGCCGCGAGTTATATCACTGGCGTGATTCTTCCGGTCGACGGCGGTCAGAACATGCTCGGCGGTGCGCCGCAGTATCAGATGTATTTGCAGATGGAAGCGGCGAAAGCCAAGCAGAGCTGA
- a CDS encoding enoyl-CoA hydratase-related protein: protein MNFETLRLTFAGEVATLTIISKKGSMGPQFWTEVPEALAQLGAARVLIVRGQELFSAGLDIRSSAQSIGAALGNVELFRAQVAPMHVAFESVAELPIPVIAAVHGWCIGAGLELISACDIRLCSQEARFSLPEVRLGIAADLGGLQRLPGIIGQGWTRQLALTAEPITAATAERIGLVTEVLPTPDELFARADALAQHLVSLPAKALEGTKRVLNTELPHIQSMMQAVDWNAEHMSADVLTAALKK, encoded by the coding sequence ATGAACTTCGAGACGCTGCGTCTCACCTTTGCCGGTGAGGTCGCCACCCTGACGATCATTTCCAAAAAAGGCAGTATGGGGCCGCAGTTCTGGACAGAGGTGCCAGAGGCATTGGCGCAGCTCGGCGCGGCCCGCGTGCTGATCGTGCGCGGTCAGGAACTGTTCAGCGCCGGGCTGGACATCAGATCGTCTGCCCAGAGCATCGGCGCGGCGCTGGGGAACGTCGAACTGTTCCGGGCGCAGGTGGCCCCGATGCACGTGGCCTTCGAGAGCGTGGCAGAGCTGCCCATTCCGGTGATTGCCGCCGTGCACGGCTGGTGCATCGGGGCGGGGCTGGAACTGATCTCGGCCTGCGATATCCGCCTGTGCAGCCAGGAAGCGCGGTTCAGCCTGCCGGAAGTGCGGCTGGGCATCGCTGCCGATCTGGGCGGACTCCAGCGACTGCCGGGCATCATCGGGCAGGGCTGGACGCGGCAACTGGCCCTGACTGCCGAGCCGATTACTGCTGCCACCGCCGAACGGATCGGTCTGGTAACAGAGGTGCTGCCCACACCCGACGAACTGTTTGCACGCGCCGACGCGCTGGCGCAGCATCTGGTGAGCCTGCCCGCGAAGGCGCTGGAAGGCACCAAACGCGTGCTGAACACCGAACTGCCGCACATCCAGAGCATGATGCAGGCGGTGGACTGGAACGCCGAGCACATGAGCGCCGACGTGCTGACAGCGGCGCTCAAGAAGTAA
- a CDS encoding NUDIX domain-containing protein codes for MRMVVAGVLERGGKVLVGQRSHPAWTAGQWEFPGGKVEAGERQEDALAREWLEELGVRVRVGAEVYRQQVETPLGLVVLLALRVALLADEPEPQALEHRSLAWVVPQELAHLPLLQSNRPIAAALAAQAQ; via the coding sequence ATGCGAATGGTGGTGGCAGGCGTGCTGGAACGCGGCGGAAAGGTGCTGGTCGGACAGCGGTCGCATCCGGCCTGGACGGCGGGTCAGTGGGAGTTCCCTGGGGGCAAGGTCGAGGCGGGCGAACGGCAGGAAGACGCCCTGGCCCGCGAGTGGCTGGAAGAACTCGGCGTTCGTGTGCGGGTGGGCGCAGAGGTGTACCGCCAGCAGGTAGAAACTCCGCTCGGACTGGTCGTGCTGCTGGCGCTGCGTGTCGCGCTGCTGGCAGACGAACCCGAACCGCAGGCGCTGGAACACCGCTCGCTGGCGTGGGTCGTGCCGCAGGAACTGGCGCACCTTCCTCTGCTGCAAAGTAATCGGCCCATCGCGGCGGCGCTGGCTGCACAGGCGCAGTAG